In Deinococcus yavapaiensis KR-236, one genomic interval encodes:
- a CDS encoding S8 family serine peptidase, which produces MAKNVLALSAIALTSLLAVGCNSQTGATLPQGSSLQALGTSGVAASYIVSSARALPADFRNTVARNGDQLVSVDEAAGFANVVTKNPSAYGRFADIVVRDLTLQWIPSENDAKFKTVALDETAALTATNPNTNTRYPLLWGLQAVHAPQAWAAGVRGKDATGRKVRVAVLDSGIFKSHPDIAPNLNTELSTSFVSGQTYYDMQGTTFNHGTHVAGTIAAADNNIGVIGVAPDAEIVAVKVLSAKTGSGSFAGIIAGITYAADIDADVINMSLGATLPRRSYIDDNGTPNDTSDDVRVSANEITAITTALSRATTYAYNKGTTIIASEGNDAIDKDKSADIISVPADSAHVLSISATSPEGWGQDPTTNLDVLTSYSNFGASAVNFAAPGGDSRLPGEAPCTVGGLTRPCWVFDMVLSTNVNGGYTWAAGTSMAAPHASGIAALIIGQSGGRMNPAAVASELAKRASDLGKPGNDPAYGGGRVSSGF; this is translated from the coding sequence TCGGCACGTCCGGTGTGGCGGCCAGCTACATCGTCAGCAGCGCCCGTGCTCTGCCCGCCGACTTCCGCAACACCGTCGCCCGCAACGGCGACCAACTCGTCAGCGTGGACGAAGCGGCCGGATTCGCGAACGTCGTGACCAAGAATCCCAGCGCGTACGGCCGCTTCGCGGACATCGTCGTGCGGGACTTGACGCTGCAATGGATTCCCTCCGAGAACGACGCGAAGTTCAAGACCGTCGCGCTCGACGAGACCGCCGCCTTGACCGCCACGAACCCCAACACCAACACGCGCTACCCGCTGCTGTGGGGCCTGCAAGCCGTGCACGCGCCGCAAGCGTGGGCCGCCGGTGTTCGTGGCAAGGACGCCACGGGCCGTAAAGTGCGGGTTGCTGTGCTCGACAGTGGTATTTTTAAGAGCCACCCTGACATCGCGCCCAACCTCAACACCGAGCTCAGCACGTCCTTCGTCAGCGGCCAGACGTACTACGACATGCAAGGCACGACGTTCAATCACGGCACGCACGTTGCCGGAACGATTGCCGCCGCCGACAACAACATCGGTGTGATCGGCGTCGCGCCCGACGCCGAAATCGTCGCGGTCAAAGTCCTGTCGGCCAAGACGGGAAGCGGTTCGTTCGCGGGCATCATTGCGGGCATCACGTACGCCGCCGATATCGACGCGGACGTCATCAACATGAGCCTCGGCGCCACGCTGCCGCGCCGCAGCTACATCGACGACAACGGCACGCCGAACGACACCAGCGACGACGTGCGTGTAAGTGCCAACGAGATCACCGCCATCACGACAGCGCTGAGCCGCGCAACGACGTACGCCTACAACAAGGGCACCACGATCATCGCGTCGGAAGGCAACGACGCGATCGACAAGGACAAGTCCGCCGACATCATCTCGGTTCCGGCCGACTCCGCGCACGTCCTGTCGATCTCGGCGACCAGCCCGGAAGGGTGGGGCCAAGACCCAACGACAAATCTCGACGTACTGACTTCGTACAGCAACTTCGGAGCGTCGGCGGTTAACTTCGCCGCTCCTGGTGGCGACAGCCGTCTTCCTGGCGAAGCTCCTTGCACGGTTGGTGGCCTCACCAGACCCTGTTGGGTGTTTGACATGGTGCTCAGCACGAACGTGAACGGTGGTTACACTTGGGCCGCCGGCACGAGCATGGCCGCACCGCACGCTAGCGGAATCGCCGCGCTCATTATCGGCCAAAGCGGCGGTCGTATGAACCCGGCGGCGGTGGCGTCGGAACTCGCCAAGCGCGCGTCCGATCTCGGCAAGCCCGGCAACGATCCCGCCTACGGCGGCGGTCGCGTCAGCAGCGGCTTCTAA